The following DNA comes from Papaver somniferum cultivar HN1 chromosome 4, ASM357369v1, whole genome shotgun sequence.
gaggttactgaactccaaaggacgcatattcggtaggaattgatccatctttttccgaatgtttgttattcggtggctaggtacttagttttatttccgattatatataatcggaaatagtttggattactaccgaatatacaggccagaaaaactataggttactgaaacTCCAAATGACTCATATTCGGTAGGATATGATATcttatttccgaatgttggtattCGGCGGATAGGTATtcttttatttccgattatatataatcggaaataaagtttggaaattactaccgaatatacacaatctatttactaaaacttggtttcttatgtatataggcatggatctatgaccacttccctatcctgaagttggccggagagaacccggggtggtgcaaaggtactcctagaggaacaaagtatatatttgaagacaaccgttctaggaaaaagagcagcagttgattcgcatgagggagattttggaccaattgaaggcctcggacgtatgctttgatccatacaaggaagatcgatccagtgggcatataaatgttcggtcggacttgtccctttattttggattgtggcaccccacaggatatgtgatgtataacccctctagggtgatgcgacaacacgggtatatacaacagcaacctgtggagaaaatgggggattactacaaattggagttggagttgtgctcttctagtggtgataatctcacgattgttcacacaggcccacctactgttcttgataactgggataagaggaatgacttcattatcgacactggtagacgaaccacccgaggtgatgaaaattctccagactatatgagttggtataacaaggtatcacatcctttggttatccgtgaaatcaaatccaacactactgcggcgggttcaagttataattgtatcatcaaagacaaaccagctggttatgatagactggtgcgtgttcttatatttttgttcattttatattattcctataaatcttaggtaattaccgtttgatgttatgtcattacgtataaaaaacaggtgaataggttcaagcgtgtttccaaaatgttaactgcatgcctgaagagcggagatcccatgccagctgagaagatcaaagaggctagagatctagttgataatatggataacgaagattatgctgcccagtttggggagaaagtcacgaagaggcatcagcccaaggtggcagtatcaaagacgggtaaaagaactcgagcttcatcgagcgctgaagctgctccaactgaaggtgctcaaacccgtggtcgtgcaggactgggaggtagtcacggtcgtaaagtaaagaagagcagataaatgacaatgatttttgttgtacattcggaaatttgtttgggtaactaagttagacaagttcaaatgacaatgatttgtgtggtatattcggaaagttttggtaactaatttaacttccgatatttcaaagacaaaatttgaaaagtataagtttttccaaattctgatttttgggccatcgtacattcggaactttacaaaaaaacctatcctccgaatatcacaagttcaaaacaaaccacgccatggctccaggtggttccaagggccaatattgaaggttagacagcccatattcggaagttttggtaactaatttaacttccgattatttcaaagacaaaatttgaaaagtataagtttttccaaattctgatttttgggccatcgtacattcggaactttacaaaaaacctatcctccgaatatcacaagttcaaacaaacccatattgaaggttagacagcccatattcggaagttttggtaactaatttaacttccgatatttcaaagacaaaatttgaaaagtataagtttttccaaattctgatttttgggccatcgtacattcggaactttacaaaaaacctatcctccgaatatcacaagttcaaaacaaaccacgccatggctccaggtggttccaagggccaatattgaaggttagacagcccatattcggaagttttggtaactaatttaacttccgatatttcaaagacaaaatttgaaaagtataagtttttccaaattctgatttttgggccatcgtacattcggaactttacaaaaaacctatcctccgaatatcacaagtacaaaaaaaattgtttcctggaaccaaacaacaccataatcggaaagaaagttgactcataacataaccgaatattacaatcggtagattgtttaacaaaataatctaccgatttcgtataatcggctaggttttttattaataatactccgattacatccattacataaagttcaaacggccttaaccttacaatttcgtcaaaagcacctaaatccatactcctaattgaccataaaaatattaaaacagatcataacttccagtgaccatagaaattgtccctcttgattttgtagcatccttcatgttcaaatcgtttcccgtagaggtccacataccggcgatccgcaagatttctccgaaattacgaatgagtaacaagttagtactaacttttgttaatgtgagttggagttacagagatacttactcgtttttcatacgtccaccaaggaaaagcgttcctaacaaaccgttcctcatcttcaagtttgtcaatctccttatcgagcgcattctttctcatcttaatgtcattggatgatcttcgaattcgattaccatctaaggcctcaaataccattaagatacggttccatatctgctcttcggattccgatttgtggagcttgtgaacacgatcatgagcagttaccacaacccacgctctataaatagcacaatcttcttcttcggcaaaagcaatatccatgttttttgttatgaaaattaaaactgaagagaggaaagagtttggtgcaattggggtgatagatatgagtttcttcatatcggtttagggtccaacggctctttttgtttttcccaaaaactccaacggctctttttgtttttcccaaaaactccaacggctaatttgacgaaagttgaatgtggagaaaccaataatcagtaggtattggatttagcatatctaccgattatggtagctttcaaaatttgaatttgcggcaacttataatcggtaggttttgtaatatatttaactcccgattaacgctgaatccaaaacacgaaccaagaaatactgcaccgactataatcggaagtctgggtaatattttggcttccgattacaatcggaggataacaatgttatcatatcctccgaatatataagggtaatttcaccattacgaattacgcgagataagggctggttACATTTTCCATTTGGGtgactttttttgttttattgttggcacctaaatccttttgagtggcccaaCGCCAGGTTTCCAAAAAGCTAATACACACTTTTAAGCTAGACACGTAATAGTCTTACATTCTTTGCTTATCATCTATCACCCTATTCAGCAAAAACAATCTCTCTTTTCCTTCTTTCGTTTTTGATCGTAATCTAAAACCCTCAAAATTAAAACCTCCGATCCATTAATTTTGCAAGGGCTTCTTAAGTTGATCTTTAAATTCAATCCCAGAGATATTATTGGTTAGCTGATTCAGTAGTTTGATCGATGCCAGAAGAAGACTTGGTTGAGCTTAAGTTTAGGTTATACGATGGATCAGATATTGGTCCAATTCGATATTCTTCGGCTTCTACTATTTCGATGCTCAAGGAACGTATAGTTTCTGATTGGCCTAAAGGTTTGAATTCTGGTATTTACTtcttttgattgttacaaatttCGTATTCTCGAATTTGATATAATTAGCAAACAAAATAATATACATGAAAACTTCGAAACGAGTCATATAGCTTAGTGATTATGTACTAGTAAGGGAATGAAATACTAAAATTTGTAAGTGTTTAGATGAAATATGGAACAATTTTATCACACAAACTGCTACTGTGTTTGTGCAACCGACAAGTTGGTTGCTTATTACATCGTTTAGAGAATTCGAGTGTTCGGGTGTTCTTAGTTATTGCGTAATTTACATCGTTCAAGCCAATTACAATATTTTGTATTCAACTGAGTAGTAAGTTGTGTTGAAGCTTTTGCAGTTACTTTGTAGAAAGACTGAGTTTTGCTTAAATATTTGCATTCGTATAACATGACTCTTTGGTGGTAACTTAGGGGTGTTGGCCTGTCGGGGGTAATTTAATGAAACTTCACCTCATTTTTGTGAATGAAGAATAAAAAGTTTATATTACTAGGAAGGGATATAAGAAGCTTCATTATTAGGGGCAAATCCCTGATTTAATTCAAGCAGAATGGGGGCACTTTACAATGTTTTTTTGTTTATGTTGTTTGGTGTGTTTGTATTCAAGCTTCGACTAAAAAAATTGGTTTCTTGTAGATAAAAAAATTGCACCCAAGGTGGCAAATGATGTGAAACTAATAAGCGCGGGTAAAATTTTGGAAAATAGCAAGACAGTTGGCCAGTGTAAAAATCCTTTTGGCGAACTCCCTGGAGGGCTTATCACAATGCATGTTGTTGTGCAGCCATCTTTAGGGAAGGCAAAAACAGGTGTGTTGTGTCTTAATCTTAACActgtctgtttttttttctttttttcttgcattCCACATTCAGAGTGCTGTGAGAACACAATTGTGCATCATTATTCTACATTTTTGAATGCTATAAGCGATCTCTATTTT
Coding sequences within:
- the LOC113271605 gene encoding membrane-anchored ubiquitin-fold protein 3-like, which encodes MPEEDLVELKFRLYDGSDIGPIRYSSASTISMLKERIVSDWPKDKKIAPKVANDVKLISAGKILENSKTVGQCKNPFGELPGGLITMHVVVQPSLGKAKTEKKLDDSPRKSSCFCTIL